The Glycine max cultivar Williams 82 chromosome 12, Glycine_max_v4.0, whole genome shotgun sequence genome window below encodes:
- the LOC100777595 gene encoding transcription activator GLK1, with protein sequence MLAVSPLRSIKDEKNQGEMEGNFSMATTTTTGDVDFGDLSEGNLLESINFDDLFVGIDINGDVLPDLEMFHEFSVDVNTGEESSEMNSSADNSKVENDQNVMINTGPKKEEEEDKASCNSSGQDLGSIRGEEIVSKRDESVVVNPAPKDGGKGRKSSSAQSKNNNSSNNAQGKRKVKVDWTPELHRRFVQAVEQLGVDKAVPSRILEIMGIDCLTRHNIASHLQKYRSHRKHLLAREAEAASWSQRRQLYAGGGKREGNPWLAPIMGFPPMTTPMHHFRPLHVWGHPSMSLVHMWPKHLSNSPPLLWPLSPPAVPPQDPSFWQQLAPNALIPGTACFPQPLTPTRFGSAPVPGIPPHAMYKADHGIGVLGPSSLLDFHPSKECIDAAIGDVLSKPWLPLPIGLKAPALDSVMSELQKQGIPNIPPSSA encoded by the exons ATGCTTGCGGTGTCACCTTTGAGGAGCATTAAAGATGAAAAGAACCAAGGAGAGATGGAGGGTAATTTCTCAatggcaacaacaacaacaaccggTGATGTTGACTTTGGTGACCTTTCTGAAGGGAACTTGTTGGAGAGCATCAACTTCGACGACCTCTTCGTCGGCATCGACATCAACGGAGATGTCTTGCCGGACCTGGAGATGTTCCATGAGTTCTCCGTCGACGTCAACACCGGCGAGGAATCGTCGGAGATGAACTCATCGGCAGATAACAGCAAAGTTGAGAATGATCAGAATGTCATGATCAACACTGGtccaaaaaaagaagaggaagaagataaaGCTTCTTGCAATTCTTCGGGTCAAGACTTGGGGTCAATCCGAGGAGAAGAGATTGTGAGCAAGAGAGATGAATCCGTGGTGGTGAATCCAGCACCAAAGGATggtggaaaaggaagaaaatcttCATCCGCTCAATCGAAgaataataatagtagtaataaTGCTCAAGGGAAGAGAAAAGTCAAG GTGGATTGGACCCCAGAATTGCACAGGCGATTCGTGCAAGCTGTGGAACAGCTAGGAGTGGATAAGGCGGTGCCTTCAAGGATTTTGGAGATTATGGGAATTGATTGTCTAACTCGCCATAACATTGCTAGTCACCTTCAA AAATATAGATCTCATAGGAAACATTTGCTAGCACGTGAAGCTGAAGCAGCAAGCTGGAGTCAAAGGAGGCAATTGTATGCTGGTGGAGGGAAGAGAGAGGGGAATCCATGGTTAGCACCAATCATGGGTTTCCCACCAATGACCACCCCAATGCACCATTTTAGACCTCTACATGTATGGGGGCACCCTTCTATGTCCTTGGTGCACATGTGGCCTAAGCATCTTTCAAATTCACCACCACTCTTATGGCCGCTATCGCCACCAGCTGTACCACCACAAGACCCTTCATTTTGGCAACAACTG GCTCCTAACGCACTAATCCCAGGAACAGCTTGTTTTCCACAACCTCTGACACCAACG AGATTTGGAAGCGCCCCTGTCCCCGGCATCCCACCCCATGCCATGTACAAAGCAGATCACGGCATTGGCGTCCTTGGTCCCAGTTCCCTCTTGGACTTTCATccg TCAAAGGAGTGCATAGATGCAGCTATTGGAGATGTTTTATCAAAGCCTTGGCTGCCGCTACCTATTGGACTTAAGGCTCCAGCTCTTGATAGTGTGATGAGTGAATTACAAAAACAAGGAATTCCAAACATTCCACCCTCTAGTGCTTGA